From Planctomycetota bacterium, a single genomic window includes:
- a CDS encoding serine protease: MPIARTLVALLGLAAGARAGVAPGQEASPSFPDIVARVRCGIGAVGTYNPANHPSLEFLGSGFFISDKGHFVTANHVLEAVAEKKRLGDLRVFLPSDADREGHPAAVVATDARHDAALLVVKGGQYVPLELGDSLRVREGQAIALSGFPFGLFLGLHPSTCAGIISSISPIAIPVTRSQDLDAETREALRNPFNVFQLDAVANPGHSGGPLFDPRTGQVLGILNSAFIRKTKEKVIASGISYAMPIHLVKPMLDEGLKARPGLAPVPTR, translated from the coding sequence ATGCCGATCGCGCGCACTCTCGTGGCTCTCCTGGGGCTGGCCGCCGGCGCGCGGGCCGGCGTCGCGCCCGGCCAGGAGGCGTCGCCCAGCTTCCCCGACATCGTCGCACGCGTGCGGTGCGGCATCGGCGCGGTAGGCACCTACAACCCCGCCAACCACCCGTCGCTCGAGTTCCTCGGTTCCGGCTTCTTCATCAGCGACAAAGGGCACTTCGTCACCGCCAACCACGTGCTCGAGGCGGTCGCCGAGAAGAAGCGCCTGGGCGACCTGCGCGTCTTCCTGCCCAGCGACGCCGACCGCGAGGGCCACCCCGCCGCCGTGGTCGCCACCGACGCCCGCCACGATGCCGCGCTGCTCGTCGTCAAGGGCGGGCAGTACGTGCCCCTCGAACTCGGCGACTCCCTGCGCGTGCGCGAGGGGCAGGCCATCGCGCTCAGCGGCTTTCCCTTCGGCCTCTTCCTCGGCCTCCACCCCTCCACCTGCGCGGGGATCATCAGCAGCATCAGCCCCATCGCCATCCCCGTCACCCGCAGCCAGGACCTGGACGCCGAGACCCGGGAGGCGCTGCGCAACCCGTTCAACGTCTTCCAGCTCGACGCCGTGGCCAACCCGGGGCACAGCGGCGGCCCGCTGTTCGACCCCCGCACCGGCCAGGTGCTGGGCATCCTCAACAGCGCCTTCATCCGCAAGACGAAGGAGAAGGTCATCGCCAGCGGCATCAGCTATGCCATGCCCATCCACCTGGTCAAGCCCATGCTCGACGAGGGCTTGAAGGCCCGGCCCGGCCTCGCGCCGGTGCCGACCCGGTGA
- a CDS encoding matrixin family metalloprotease, whose product MGRLRQTLALVGVAGLLVAVAVADAGGRSDDTDRVLAKITFIHFRQAPAKPPKPGGGKPPRSDGYYTYLANGCRWRTPEPFVVNPFNGEGLPPDFVEQAISAGMFEWERYGGEAIYGALRLDGYAAFNDDYADGVNAFAFGTLDPEIIAITVVWGYFSGPPQTREIVEADMLFNDAFFQWGDGGANPLLMDLQNIATHELGHVAGMGDLYIADAFQETMYGYSFEGDTAKRDLYNGDIAGIKKLYGVK is encoded by the coding sequence ATGGGCAGATTGCGTCAGACACTGGCGCTGGTCGGGGTCGCAGGTCTGCTCGTCGCCGTCGCCGTGGCCGACGCGGGCGGCCGAAGCGACGACACGGACCGCGTGCTCGCCAAGATCACCTTCATCCACTTCCGCCAGGCTCCGGCGAAGCCGCCGAAGCCGGGCGGCGGCAAGCCACCGCGAAGCGACGGTTACTACACCTACCTCGCCAACGGTTGCCGCTGGAGGACGCCCGAGCCTTTCGTCGTCAATCCGTTCAACGGCGAGGGCCTGCCGCCCGACTTCGTCGAGCAGGCCATCTCGGCCGGCATGTTCGAGTGGGAGCGCTATGGCGGCGAGGCCATCTACGGCGCTCTCCGCCTCGATGGCTACGCGGCATTCAATGACGACTATGCCGACGGCGTCAATGCGTTTGCCTTCGGCACGTTGGACCCCGAGATCATCGCCATCACGGTGGTCTGGGGCTATTTCAGCGGGCCGCCGCAGACGCGCGAGATCGTCGAGGCCGACATGCTCTTCAACGATGCCTTCTTCCAGTGGGGAGATGGAGGTGCGAATCCGCTTCTGATGGATCTCCAGAACATCGCCACCCACGAGCTGGGCCACGTGGCCGGCATGGGCGACCTCTACATCGCCGACGCCTTCCAGGAGACGATGTACGGCTACTCCTTCGAGGGCGACACCGCGAAACGCGACCTCTACAACGGCGACATAGCGGGGATCAAGAAGCTCTACGGCGTCAAGTAG